Proteins encoded together in one Planctomyces sp. SH-PL14 window:
- a CDS encoding DUF6263 family protein: MRRVVSTVLFALLALAGSLLNPTRVRSDEAAGTKKVTPTSAVAPETIAPKAGAASPAPLQTYTLQFQFAKGESSHYAVRQQNELEVEYNEVAEKTRSQANSVRHFKVLDVDSEGVATLELCIDRCHMTATQNGTTVTYDSTKPEAEVPSQFYQVAAMLGRPSVQIKMSPNGKVVGITSLLGQAVDSLTADDQKLDVLFTLPEKPVAIGDQWSETSKAEVAAAAAIVGGAKESVTILRKYTLTGVKEGVATIGLQTIILTPNIDAEKQTQLVQKLWKGEIRFDIAKGRMLARRQEISEEVAGFSNKTGLLTVHNTRLDLFAPADKLAAVDLKPSQQD; encoded by the coding sequence ATGCGTCGCGTCGTTTCGACTGTGCTTTTCGCTCTCCTGGCGCTCGCCGGCAGCCTGCTCAATCCGACCCGCGTCCGCTCCGACGAAGCGGCCGGCACCAAGAAGGTCACGCCGACCTCCGCCGTCGCTCCCGAGACCATTGCCCCCAAGGCCGGGGCCGCCTCCCCCGCCCCGCTCCAGACCTACACGCTCCAGTTCCAGTTCGCCAAGGGCGAGTCCTCGCACTACGCCGTCCGCCAGCAGAACGAGCTGGAGGTCGAGTACAACGAGGTCGCGGAGAAGACCAGGTCCCAGGCCAACTCGGTCCGGCACTTCAAGGTCCTGGACGTCGACAGCGAAGGGGTCGCGACGCTCGAACTGTGCATTGACCGCTGCCACATGACTGCCACCCAGAACGGGACCACGGTCACCTACGACAGCACGAAGCCGGAGGCGGAAGTCCCGTCCCAGTTCTACCAGGTCGCCGCCATGCTCGGCCGCCCCTCGGTCCAGATCAAGATGTCCCCCAACGGCAAAGTCGTCGGGATCACGTCGCTCCTCGGCCAGGCGGTCGATTCCCTGACCGCGGACGACCAGAAGCTCGACGTCCTGTTCACGCTTCCGGAGAAGCCGGTCGCGATCGGCGATCAGTGGAGCGAGACCTCCAAGGCCGAGGTCGCCGCGGCCGCCGCGATCGTCGGGGGGGCCAAGGAAAGTGTGACGATCCTGCGGAAGTACACCCTCACGGGGGTCAAGGAAGGGGTCGCCACGATCGGCCTCCAGACAATCATCCTCACCCCGAACATCGACGCCGAGAAGCAGACGCAGCTCGTTCAGAAGCTGTGGAAGGGGGAGATCCGCTTCGACATCGCGAAAGGCCGGATGCTCGCCCGGCGGCAGGAGATCAGCGAGGAAGTGGCCGGCTTCTCGAACAAGACCGGCCTGCTCACGGTCCACAATACCCGGCTCGACCTGTTCGCCCCGGCGGACAAACTTGCCGCCGTCGACCTCAAGCCGTCGCAGCAGGACTAG
- a CDS encoding AsmA-like C-terminal domain-containing protein: protein MLTRSTFQWLVILLLSAVAVAGLGGYYVWQNSDLLLRRGIETKLAEIAPEWDIAFRHVHFDGEGGIRLVDVAVAAPGQPPIVEIPEIHVALDRELFTSHHRVIIQKVVVLNPVATVIRHADGKWNFQHFAPLKPSEAALPEIRILNGDLLLRQEPSDLTPLVEVGCHHLDASLVPSANRQYQLYGKTEVDHTGELELEGGVDLRSGRWKIAGKAPKVDIRDGLMDVAMDVSPDVRQRLQALARPVRQLNNHNLIRVAATSEAEAESPVSLLPELGIEAQLDVAFQIGMSDRLAPLKYDVKVGIDRGKILDLLPIPLFDLRGVVQIDEKGVKIDELTAANGVSRVFVDGDVKYARDGGAKEFTIQATNLQIDGRIREHLPAHLQRLYDSLRPQGRFNVDIEVRQEPEQPPTVTLRRFTVIEGAIEHELFRYPATGISGTIKQEDGAFVLDMIGFAGDRPCNCTGTVRNLGPDMEVDIRVHAAGIPLDEQFLNAFQVEKQQPVRKALTMLNLRGIGDADARFLRSPATDRKFKMQLQARVRGGGLRFEKFPLDLSDLSGELHYDSLEEDVWKFVNFKAHHRGTPVRGHGSYVVAAPGLLTLGIDADGLPINQDLRDAVDVATPHLDPLFDHLQPQGRFDIHEGTVTWSPGGEVRVDFPSIALNDGRLKISAFPYQWERVSATGRWEHDSRKLTIDALLAWHGETYLQIDGKGEGAQSFVLAKPREDVLWRAHFDKMFVGKMVSDVDLLRALPGPLLSIVQAAEVRGAVDLEGSVDMKQFADEAGTLTAQWRSRLSLVGNDVYAGIPLKGVRGAVQTVSGTWDGQKATIDGFFEIERARAYGLPVENVAGPYSVDGNLVTVGHPSSAPPNRPENRYAGQSVEGLLYGGKIGADAQARIGETTDKTVYGAVLTIRNAALERWAFDNGKREKLRGPVNGVVNLSGRGDSPMGLTGSGWMQLTNAQLYDLPVLVQVFTKMDFANTDSTAFHYAYSDFRIHHGLLDFSDIELVGDAVKLAGKGYVGFAGERARVLELDFTSAVTNKIPIIGPLITGGKKGWVGVKVVGTVDTPQAYIQPRPIFDDALGGFMRAVDAGNWRPRAAPQPVNPFPLAQ from the coding sequence ATGCTGACACGCTCCACGTTTCAGTGGCTCGTGATTCTGCTGCTGTCGGCCGTGGCGGTCGCTGGCTTGGGGGGATACTACGTCTGGCAGAACAGCGATCTGCTGCTCCGCCGGGGCATCGAGACCAAGCTGGCCGAGATCGCTCCCGAGTGGGACATCGCGTTCCGGCATGTCCACTTCGACGGCGAAGGGGGGATCCGGCTCGTGGACGTGGCGGTCGCCGCGCCGGGGCAGCCGCCGATCGTCGAGATCCCCGAGATCCACGTCGCGCTCGACCGCGAGCTCTTCACCAGCCACCACCGCGTCATCATCCAGAAGGTGGTCGTCCTCAATCCCGTGGCGACCGTCATCCGCCACGCGGACGGCAAGTGGAACTTCCAGCACTTCGCCCCGCTCAAGCCCTCTGAGGCGGCGCTCCCCGAGATCAGGATCCTGAACGGGGACCTCCTGCTGCGGCAGGAGCCCTCCGACCTGACGCCGCTCGTCGAGGTCGGCTGCCATCACCTCGATGCCAGCCTCGTCCCGTCCGCCAACCGGCAGTACCAGCTCTACGGGAAGACCGAGGTCGATCACACCGGCGAACTCGAGCTGGAGGGGGGAGTCGACCTGCGGAGCGGTCGGTGGAAGATCGCCGGCAAGGCCCCCAAGGTGGACATCCGAGACGGGCTGATGGACGTGGCGATGGATGTTTCGCCCGACGTCCGCCAGCGGCTCCAGGCTCTCGCCCGGCCTGTCCGCCAGCTCAACAACCACAACTTGATCCGCGTGGCCGCGACATCCGAGGCCGAGGCGGAGTCGCCGGTTTCGCTGCTCCCCGAACTGGGGATCGAGGCCCAGCTCGACGTCGCTTTCCAGATCGGAATGTCGGACCGTCTCGCTCCGCTCAAGTACGACGTGAAGGTGGGGATCGACCGGGGGAAGATCCTGGACCTCCTGCCGATTCCGCTCTTCGACCTCCGCGGGGTCGTGCAGATCGACGAGAAGGGGGTGAAGATCGACGAGCTGACCGCCGCCAACGGGGTGAGCCGGGTGTTCGTCGACGGGGACGTGAAGTACGCCCGCGATGGCGGGGCAAAGGAGTTCACGATCCAGGCGACGAACCTGCAGATCGACGGGCGGATCCGCGAGCACCTGCCGGCGCATCTCCAGCGGCTGTACGACAGCCTGCGTCCGCAGGGGCGGTTCAACGTCGACATCGAGGTCCGGCAGGAGCCCGAGCAGCCTCCGACCGTGACGCTGCGGCGGTTCACGGTGATCGAGGGGGCGATTGAGCATGAGCTGTTCCGCTATCCGGCGACCGGGATCTCGGGAACGATCAAGCAGGAGGATGGTGCCTTCGTCCTCGACATGATCGGCTTTGCCGGGGATCGCCCCTGCAACTGCACGGGGACGGTCCGGAACCTGGGGCCGGACATGGAGGTCGACATCCGGGTCCATGCGGCCGGGATCCCCCTCGACGAGCAGTTCCTCAATGCCTTCCAGGTCGAGAAGCAGCAGCCGGTCCGCAAGGCGCTGACGATGCTGAACCTCCGCGGGATCGGCGACGCCGACGCCCGTTTCCTTCGCAGCCCCGCGACCGACCGCAAGTTCAAGATGCAGCTTCAGGCACGCGTGCGGGGAGGCGGGCTGCGGTTCGAAAAATTCCCGCTGGACCTCAGCGATCTCTCGGGCGAGCTGCACTATGACTCACTCGAGGAGGACGTCTGGAAGTTCGTGAACTTCAAGGCGCATCACCGCGGGACGCCGGTCCGGGGGCACGGCTCGTATGTCGTCGCCGCGCCGGGGCTGCTGACGCTGGGGATTGACGCCGACGGGCTGCCGATCAATCAGGACCTGCGGGATGCGGTGGACGTCGCGACGCCGCATCTTGATCCGCTGTTCGATCATCTGCAGCCGCAGGGGCGGTTCGATATTCACGAGGGGACCGTCACGTGGTCTCCCGGCGGCGAGGTGCGGGTCGACTTCCCGTCGATCGCTCTCAATGACGGGCGGCTGAAGATCTCCGCCTTCCCCTATCAGTGGGAGCGGGTTTCGGCGACGGGGCGGTGGGAGCACGACAGCCGTAAGCTGACGATCGACGCCCTGCTGGCGTGGCATGGCGAGACGTACCTGCAGATCGACGGCAAGGGGGAGGGAGCGCAGTCCTTTGTCCTGGCCAAGCCGCGGGAGGATGTCCTGTGGCGGGCGCACTTTGACAAGATGTTTGTCGGCAAGATGGTGTCGGACGTCGACCTGCTGCGGGCGCTGCCGGGGCCGCTGCTCTCGATCGTCCAGGCGGCGGAGGTTCGCGGGGCAGTCGACCTCGAAGGGAGCGTCGACATGAAGCAGTTCGCCGACGAGGCGGGGACGCTGACGGCGCAGTGGCGGTCACGGTTGTCCCTGGTGGGGAACGATGTCTATGCCGGGATTCCCCTCAAGGGGGTTCGCGGGGCGGTGCAGACCGTCAGCGGAACGTGGGATGGGCAGAAGGCGACGATCGACGGGTTCTTTGAGATCGAGCGAGCCCGGGCTTACGGGTTGCCGGTGGAGAATGTCGCGGGGCCGTATTCCGTCGACGGGAACCTGGTGACGGTGGGGCATCCTTCTTCGGCGCCTCCGAACCGGCCGGAGAACCGGTATGCGGGTCAGTCGGTGGAGGGGCTGCTCTATGGCGGGAAGATCGGGGCGGATGCGCAGGCCCGGATTGGGGAGACGACGGACAAGACGGTGTATGGGGCGGTGCTGACGATCCGGAATGCGGCGCTGGAGCGGTGGGCGTTTGATAACGGCAAGCGGGAGAAGCTTCGCGGGCCGGTGAACGGAGTGGTGAATCTGAGCGGGCGAGGGGACTCGCCGATGGGGCTGACGGGGAGCGGGTGGATGCAGCTGACGAATGCTCAGCTGTATGACCTGCCGGTGCTGGTGCAGGTGTTTACGAAGATGGATTTCGCCAACACGGATTCGACGGCGTTTCACTATGCGTACAGCGACTTCCGGATTCATCACGGGCTATTGGACTTCTCCGATATCGAGCTGGTGGGTGATGCGGTGAAGCTGGCGGGGAAGGGGTATGTGGGGTTTGCCGGGGAGCGGGCGCGGGTGCTCGAGCTCGACTTCACGTCGGCGGTGACGAACAAGATTCCGATCATTGGTCCGCTGATCACTGGCGGGAAGAAGGGTTGGGTGGGTGTGAAGGTGGTGGGGACGGTGGATACGCCGCAGGCGTACATTCAGCCGCGTCCGATTTTTGATGATGCGCTCGGTGGGTTTATGCGGGCGGTGGATGCGGGGAACTGGCGTCCGCGGGCGGCGCCGCAGCCGGTGAATCCGTTCCCGCTGGCGCAGTGA
- a CDS encoding enolase C-terminal domain-like protein has protein sequence MAKSTDVRVLQANVAFEPVRFRSPLKFGGRVMENSTLINVDVTVETKGRKHSTGFGSMPVGNIWAWPSDKVSADQAEQAMKLFAERVIGLANAYDDFGHPMEIVYQLSAEYAHQAKLVSEKLGLPETLPALAQLVAASPLDAAIHDAYGVVHGLNSYDTLSSKFMNDDLEYYLDDQFAGEYLDQYTLREPKKTMPLYHLVGALDPLTSADVTKKIGDGLPETLGEWIAFNGLTHLKIKLNGDNLDWDVDRVLQIDKVAAEAQAIRGCTAWYYSTDFNEKCAHVEYVLEFFKKIKANNPQAFDRIQYVEQPTNRNLKAHPDNHMHKAAAIKPIVIDESLVDYESLLLAREQGYSGVALKACKGHTEALLAAAAAQKFGMFLCVQDLTCPGRSFLHSASLAARIPTVAAIEGNGRQYCPAANKQWARGFPGMFEIKHGTVETGILKGPGLGF, from the coding sequence ATGGCTAAGTCGACAGACGTCCGCGTGCTTCAGGCCAACGTCGCCTTCGAGCCGGTTCGGTTTCGGTCTCCGCTCAAGTTCGGCGGACGCGTGATGGAGAACTCCACGTTGATCAACGTGGACGTCACCGTCGAAACCAAGGGCCGCAAACACTCCACCGGCTTCGGCAGCATGCCGGTCGGAAACATCTGGGCATGGCCCAGCGACAAGGTCTCCGCCGATCAGGCCGAACAGGCGATGAAGCTCTTCGCCGAGCGCGTCATCGGCCTGGCAAACGCCTACGACGACTTCGGCCACCCGATGGAGATCGTCTACCAGCTCTCCGCCGAGTACGCCCACCAGGCCAAGCTCGTCTCGGAAAAGCTCGGCCTGCCGGAGACTCTCCCCGCGCTCGCCCAACTCGTCGCCGCCAGCCCGCTCGATGCCGCCATCCATGATGCCTACGGCGTCGTCCACGGCCTCAACAGCTACGACACGCTCTCGTCCAAGTTCATGAACGACGACCTCGAGTACTACCTCGACGACCAGTTCGCCGGCGAGTACCTCGACCAGTACACGCTCCGCGAGCCGAAGAAGACGATGCCGCTCTACCACCTCGTGGGAGCGCTCGATCCGCTGACCTCGGCCGATGTCACGAAGAAGATCGGCGACGGTCTGCCGGAGACGCTCGGCGAATGGATTGCCTTCAACGGCCTGACGCACCTCAAGATCAAGCTGAACGGGGACAACCTCGACTGGGACGTCGACCGCGTGCTGCAGATCGACAAGGTCGCCGCGGAGGCTCAGGCGATCCGCGGATGCACGGCGTGGTACTACTCGACGGACTTCAACGAGAAGTGCGCCCACGTCGAATACGTCCTCGAGTTCTTCAAGAAGATCAAGGCGAACAACCCGCAGGCGTTTGATCGGATCCAGTACGTCGAGCAGCCGACGAACCGGAACCTGAAGGCACATCCCGACAATCACATGCACAAGGCGGCGGCGATCAAGCCGATCGTGATCGACGAGTCGCTGGTCGATTACGAGAGCCTGCTCCTCGCGCGTGAACAGGGTTACAGCGGAGTGGCGCTGAAGGCGTGCAAGGGGCACACCGAGGCGCTGCTGGCAGCGGCCGCGGCGCAGAAGTTCGGGATGTTCCTGTGCGTGCAGGACCTGACCTGTCCCGGTCGTTCGTTCCTGCATTCGGCCAGTCTTGCGGCCCGCATTCCGACCGTCGCGGCCATCGAAGGGAACGGGCGGCAGTATTGCCCGGCGGCGAACAAGCAGTGGGCTCGTGGTTTCCCGGGGATGTTTGAGATCAAGCACGGCACGGTCGAGACGGGCATTCTGAAGGGACCCGGTCTGGGCTTCTGA
- a CDS encoding Gfo/Idh/MocA family protein, whose protein sequence is MSRSLDRRQFLSTSSAAAAGLLTAGFTSTTRGFFANETMNIGCIGTGGRCRRLMQDLRNIPGVKITAVSDVWDVSMAEGKKLAQPDAKEFKDYRELLDQKDIDAVVIGSPDHWHVPMTIDACAAGKDVYVEKPLTHDLSEGEAVIRAQNDHKRIVQVGTQQRSMPHIQEAYQILKSGQLGEIHKVHCSWNRNSVRWKRTPLGIDPASVDWKKFLGNAKAQEFDEYKFRNWRWFWDFGGGIFTDLMVHWIDVAHWFLDLKTPQVAASIGDQFYSEGVWETPDSVQTIMRYPDTQMQIYFEGTFINARNAAMIEFMGSAATLYIDRGRYEVIPERKSKTAASEKIIGEGPRGADFYDQPNGEMLHLVNWIECCRSRKTPNCPVEAGVLAASSAHMANRSLREGQIAKLKG, encoded by the coding sequence ATGTCGCGCTCGCTCGATCGTCGTCAATTCCTGTCCACCTCCTCCGCGGCCGCCGCCGGACTATTGACAGCCGGCTTCACCTCCACCACGCGGGGCTTCTTCGCCAACGAGACCATGAACATCGGCTGCATCGGCACCGGCGGCCGCTGCCGGCGACTCATGCAGGACCTCCGCAACATCCCCGGCGTGAAGATCACCGCCGTCAGCGATGTCTGGGATGTCTCGATGGCCGAAGGAAAGAAGCTCGCCCAGCCGGACGCGAAGGAGTTCAAGGACTACCGCGAACTCCTCGACCAGAAGGACATCGACGCCGTCGTCATCGGCTCGCCGGACCACTGGCACGTCCCGATGACCATCGACGCCTGCGCGGCGGGCAAGGACGTCTACGTCGAAAAGCCGCTGACGCACGACCTCAGCGAAGGGGAAGCGGTCATCCGCGCCCAGAACGATCACAAGCGGATCGTCCAGGTCGGAACCCAGCAGCGGAGCATGCCGCACATCCAGGAGGCGTACCAGATCCTGAAGTCCGGCCAGCTCGGCGAGATCCACAAGGTCCACTGCTCGTGGAACCGCAACTCGGTCCGCTGGAAAAGGACGCCGCTCGGGATCGATCCCGCCTCGGTCGACTGGAAGAAGTTCCTCGGCAACGCCAAGGCCCAGGAGTTCGACGAGTACAAGTTCCGGAACTGGCGCTGGTTCTGGGACTTTGGCGGCGGGATCTTCACCGACCTGATGGTCCACTGGATCGACGTGGCCCACTGGTTCCTCGACCTCAAGACTCCGCAGGTCGCGGCGAGCATCGGCGACCAGTTCTATTCGGAAGGGGTCTGGGAGACGCCGGACAGCGTGCAGACGATCATGCGTTACCCGGACACGCAGATGCAGATCTACTTCGAGGGGACGTTCATCAACGCCCGCAACGCGGCGATGATCGAGTTCATGGGGAGCGCCGCGACGCTCTACATCGACCGCGGACGGTATGAGGTGATCCCCGAGCGGAAGAGCAAGACCGCCGCCTCGGAGAAGATCATCGGGGAAGGCCCCCGGGGAGCGGACTTCTACGACCAGCCGAACGGCGAGATGCTCCACCTCGTGAACTGGATCGAATGCTGCCGCTCGCGGAAGACGCCGAACTGCCCCGTGGAAGCGGGCGTCCTGGCCGCCTCCTCGGCCCACATGGCGAACCGGTCGCTACGGGAAGGGCAGATCGCGAAGCTGAAGGGGTAG
- the trxA gene encoding thioredoxin, which yields MVGNVLDVTDATFSSEVLDSATPVLVDFWATWCGPCLMLAPTVDALATEFAGKVKVCKVDVDKNRQSAVNYKIDAIPALFVFKGGQVVDRMKGAASKDQLKSMLNKHL from the coding sequence ATGGTAGGCAATGTTCTCGATGTGACCGATGCCACCTTCTCGTCGGAAGTCCTCGACAGCGCGACTCCCGTCCTCGTCGATTTCTGGGCGACCTGGTGCGGTCCGTGCCTCATGCTCGCTCCGACGGTTGACGCCCTCGCCACCGAGTTCGCCGGCAAGGTCAAGGTCTGCAAGGTCGACGTCGACAAGAACCGCCAGTCCGCCGTGAACTACAAGATCGACGCCATCCCGGCCCTGTTCGTCTTCAAGGGGGGACAGGTTGTCGACCGGATGAAGGGGGCGGCCTCCAAGGACCAGTTGAAGTCGATGCTCAACAAGCATCTGTAG
- a CDS encoding DUF1559 domain-containing protein, with amino-acid sequence MRVKRGFTLIELLVVIAIIAVLVAILLPAVQQAREAARKSQCLNNLKQIGVALHNYHETHGIFPFSVAHPGACTATFIPPFTKNTRGWTMLLPYIEQQTLYNKYDHNAPASNYTRAGGGPLVGTCVPQNEEVVSTSISTYLCPSDFGDRFFRPQTDTNYSITPTGATAGRFGAKASYEFSTHAWSNTCTNYEAVASTDRRMFGVNSAARIRDVPDGMSNSVAVTETTLDIRDGITGTWGYSKWVGMGVDFARGVPINDWNCCAWALPITQQPPKLGTWSAPGSVHAGGATVLMGDGACRFVTDSLDLVIRQRVARVSDGLPPGEF; translated from the coding sequence ATGCGGGTTAAGCGTGGCTTTACGCTGATTGAATTGCTGGTCGTCATCGCGATCATTGCCGTCCTGGTCGCCATCCTTCTCCCGGCAGTGCAGCAGGCTCGGGAGGCTGCTCGCAAGTCCCAATGCCTGAACAATTTGAAGCAGATCGGCGTCGCTCTGCACAACTATCACGAAACTCACGGAATTTTCCCCTTCTCGGTGGCACATCCCGGGGCGTGCACGGCGACCTTTATCCCGCCGTTCACCAAGAACACCCGGGGCTGGACGATGCTTCTCCCGTACATCGAACAGCAGACGCTCTACAACAAGTACGACCACAACGCTCCGGCCTCCAACTACACGAGAGCGGGTGGCGGCCCACTCGTGGGGACGTGCGTTCCTCAAAATGAGGAGGTTGTTTCGACGTCGATCAGCACGTACCTCTGTCCTTCCGACTTTGGCGACCGCTTCTTCCGGCCCCAGACGGATACGAACTACTCCATTACACCGACCGGTGCGACTGCGGGACGCTTTGGTGCAAAGGCGAGCTACGAGTTCAGTACTCATGCCTGGTCCAACACGTGTACCAACTACGAGGCGGTCGCCAGTACCGATCGCAGGATGTTCGGCGTCAACAGCGCCGCCCGGATTCGCGACGTCCCCGATGGCATGAGCAATTCCGTCGCCGTGACCGAGACGACGTTGGATATTCGGGACGGAATCACCGGCACCTGGGGCTATTCGAAATGGGTTGGAATGGGCGTCGACTTCGCCCGAGGCGTGCCGATCAATGATTGGAACTGTTGTGCCTGGGCTCTGCCGATCACGCAGCAGCCTCCGAAGCTCGGAACCTGGAGCGCTCCCGGGAGTGTCCACGCCGGCGGTGCGACCGTCCTGATGGGTGATGGAGCCTGCCGCTTCGTCACGGATTCGCTGGACCTCGTGATTCGTCAGCGCGTCGCCCGGGTGTCCGACGGTTTGCCTCCCGGCGAGTTCTGA
- a CDS encoding carboxypeptidase regulatory-like domain-containing protein encodes MDGKPSPFASVTYVAEGLKGGLGAVGFTDEEGKYELKWRGQEPGIQPGKYRVVISRIAMKDGTPVPRDKSAADVGAVETMPRRYSDYDVSELYLEVPAAGMTKDFELKSK; translated from the coding sequence ATGGACGGAAAGCCGTCTCCCTTTGCCTCCGTGACCTATGTGGCGGAGGGACTGAAAGGGGGCCTGGGAGCCGTCGGATTTACGGATGAAGAGGGGAAGTATGAACTGAAGTGGCGAGGTCAGGAGCCCGGCATTCAGCCCGGCAAGTACCGGGTCGTGATTTCGAGAATCGCAATGAAGGATGGAACACCGGTGCCGCGAGACAAATCCGCCGCGGATGTCGGTGCCGTTGAGACAATGCCGCGGCGCTACAGCGACTACGACGTCTCCGAGCTGTACCTCGAAGTCCCTGCGGCCGGGATGACCAAGGATTTTGAGCTGAAATCGAAATAG
- a CDS encoding DMT family protein — protein sequence MLTIVLLLLSNIFMTFAWYGHLKYSGTLSMKWAIMISWGIAFFEYCLQVPGNRLGKEQYGWSTTQLKIIQEAITIVVFLAFVILFMKEKPRWSDFLGLGLVVSGVMITMGFAKVPDHEPAAAATVSPDDAAGSP from the coding sequence ATGCTCACGATCGTCCTCCTGCTCCTCTCGAACATCTTCATGACCTTCGCCTGGTACGGGCACCTCAAGTACTCCGGCACCCTCAGCATGAAGTGGGCGATCATGATCAGCTGGGGGATCGCCTTCTTCGAGTACTGCCTCCAGGTCCCCGGCAACCGCCTCGGCAAGGAGCAGTACGGCTGGTCGACGACGCAGCTCAAGATCATCCAGGAGGCGATCACGATCGTCGTGTTCCTCGCCTTCGTAATCCTCTTCATGAAGGAGAAGCCGCGGTGGAGCGACTTCCTGGGCCTGGGGCTCGTCGTCTCCGGCGTCATGATCACGATGGGCTTCGCCAAAGTCCCCGATCACGAGCCTGCGGCAGCCGCCACGGTCAGCCCGGACGACGCGGCAGGTTCTCCATAG
- a CDS encoding MotA/TolQ/ExbB proton channel family protein, which translates to MLPSPQPSSSRWTSSRLARIAWGALFVVVAGTVLFALAGDTAFAQEAAPAAPAPAAAPAAPAPGPGGTTAAPATEQSFLMWVIHTSGWIGGIILLLSIYFVMVVVRMFLDLKQEEAATQLDLQACDNLLKSKDLVGLYKLVKQDPSFFGTVLAEGLTELQYGLEDAREAVDRVGDAKTVELEKRISMLAVLGSLGPMIGLLGTLKGMIASFSAIAMSGTQLKADQVAAGISEALVLTFEGVALSVPAIYFFAYFKNRISNVTTEAMLAIHEFLRKVHNQMRAAKPA; encoded by the coding sequence ATGCTGCCGAGTCCGCAACCGTCTTCCTCCCGCTGGACTTCGTCCCGGCTGGCTCGGATCGCCTGGGGCGCTCTCTTCGTCGTCGTGGCCGGCACGGTCCTGTTCGCCCTCGCCGGCGATACGGCCTTCGCCCAGGAAGCCGCACCCGCAGCTCCGGCCCCCGCCGCCGCACCGGCCGCCCCCGCTCCGGGACCCGGCGGAACCACCGCCGCTCCCGCCACCGAGCAGAGCTTCCTGATGTGGGTCATCCACACCTCAGGCTGGATCGGCGGGATCATCCTCCTGCTGTCGATCTACTTCGTCATGGTCGTCGTCCGCATGTTCCTCGACCTCAAGCAGGAAGAGGCCGCCACGCAACTCGATCTCCAGGCGTGCGACAACCTCCTCAAGTCCAAGGACCTCGTCGGCCTCTACAAGCTGGTCAAGCAGGACCCCTCCTTCTTCGGGACGGTCCTCGCCGAAGGGCTGACGGAACTCCAGTACGGCCTCGAAGACGCCCGCGAGGCGGTTGACCGCGTCGGCGACGCCAAGACGGTCGAGCTGGAAAAGCGGATCAGCATGCTGGCAGTCCTTGGCTCGCTCGGCCCCATGATCGGTCTCCTCGGAACGCTCAAGGGGATGATCGCCAGCTTCAGCGCCATCGCAATGTCCGGGACGCAGCTCAAGGCGGACCAGGTCGCGGCGGGGATTTCCGAAGCCCTCGTGCTGACCTTCGAAGGGGTCGCCCTGTCGGTCCCGGCGATCTACTTCTTCGCCTACTTCAAGAACCGCATCTCCAACGTCACGACGGAAGCGATGCTGGCGATCCACGAGTTCCTCCGGAAGGTCCACAACCAGATGCGGGCCGCCAAGCCGGCCTAG
- a CDS encoding ExbD/TolR family protein, which produces MSGSVGSDNVEPNLTPILDMVFQLITFFMLVINFKGAALDLSLQLPVLGSARPLETEQGEALLYLNINSQGQLTLYNEVKDLRQWIAEEAREAIKQEKAKDKNFDEKKDGLPTMVVIRADRSTPFRILNDVLNTCQGHGYRRFSLNAMNKAE; this is translated from the coding sequence ATGTCCGGTTCTGTTGGTTCCGACAACGTCGAGCCCAATCTGACGCCGATCCTGGACATGGTCTTCCAGCTGATCACGTTCTTCATGCTCGTGATCAACTTCAAGGGGGCGGCGCTCGACCTGTCGCTGCAGCTTCCCGTCCTTGGCTCCGCCCGGCCGCTCGAGACCGAGCAGGGGGAGGCGCTCCTGTACCTCAACATCAACTCGCAGGGGCAGCTGACGCTCTACAACGAGGTCAAGGACCTGCGGCAGTGGATTGCCGAGGAGGCGCGGGAAGCGATCAAGCAGGAGAAGGCGAAGGACAAGAACTTCGATGAGAAGAAGGACGGCCTGCCGACGATGGTCGTCATCCGGGCGGACCGTTCGACGCCGTTCCGGATCCTGAACGACGTCCTCAACACCTGCCAGGGCCACGGCTACCGCCGCTTCAGCCTCAACGCCATGAACAAAGCGGAGTAG